In Halobaculum sp. XH14, a single genomic region encodes these proteins:
- a CDS encoding helix-hairpin-helix domain-containing protein: MLGKIKRLLGIGQPSEDDGSTAEASVTVEREREADAGPDAASEDAVKGTETAEEGDADVTDEPADEAEPEEGSADEPVAAGTDASGSTESIVDEEEASEDAATKAEPAEAAGPESEDVTTDVEEADEDDAATEADGETDAEAATAGEDVPVDKVKGIGPAYAERLAEIGIESVADLATADAAEVAEGTTVSESRVQRWIDRAAEYDA, from the coding sequence ATGCTGGGGAAAATCAAACGCCTGCTTGGCATCGGGCAGCCCTCCGAGGACGACGGGTCCACGGCGGAGGCGTCCGTGACCGTCGAACGGGAACGGGAGGCCGATGCCGGGCCGGACGCCGCGTCGGAGGACGCCGTCAAGGGCACCGAGACGGCCGAAGAGGGGGATGCGGACGTGACCGACGAGCCCGCGGACGAGGCCGAACCCGAGGAGGGGTCGGCCGACGAGCCGGTGGCGGCCGGGACGGACGCGAGCGGCTCCACGGAATCCATCGTCGACGAGGAGGAGGCGAGCGAGGACGCCGCCACGAAGGCGGAGCCCGCGGAGGCGGCCGGGCCGGAATCCGAGGACGTGACGACCGACGTCGAGGAGGCGGATGAGGACGACGCGGCGACGGAAGCCGACGGTGAGACCGACGCGGAGGCGGCGACGGCCGGCGAGGACGTCCCCGTCGACAAGGTCAAGGGAATCGGCCCGGCGTACGCCGAGCGCCTCGCCGAGATCGGCATCGAGTCGGTCGCCGACCTGGCGACCGCCGACGCCGCCGAGGTCGCCGAAGGCACGACGGTCTCGGAGTCCCGCGTCCAGCGGTGGATCGACCGCGCGGCCGAGTACGACGCGTAA
- the aroE gene encoding shikimate dehydrogenase, whose protein sequence is MDVYGLVGNPVEHSLSPPMHEAGFEALGLDARYVTFEPADAAAAIRGAAALGVAGLNVTVPFKRDALAAVEPDELAARVGAVNTVDFSTDPPSGHNTDVAGVARALSHHGVDPAGTAAVVVGAGGAARAAAFALAGSADSLHVANRTERRAEALAADVREAGAERESAGESGAGTGVTAGGLDTLVDRVPAADLLVNATSVGMESDETPVPAAHLHADLAVLDAVYAPLDTRLLRDARAAGATTVDGAWMLLYQGVEAFERWTGEDAPVDAMNAALRREL, encoded by the coding sequence ATGGACGTCTACGGACTCGTCGGGAACCCGGTCGAGCACTCGCTCTCGCCGCCGATGCACGAGGCCGGGTTCGAGGCGCTCGGGCTGGACGCCCGCTACGTCACCTTCGAACCGGCCGACGCGGCGGCGGCGATTCGGGGTGCCGCGGCCCTCGGCGTCGCGGGGCTGAACGTCACGGTGCCGTTCAAGCGGGACGCGCTCGCGGCGGTGGAGCCGGACGAGCTCGCCGCCCGGGTCGGCGCGGTCAACACCGTCGACTTCTCGACCGACCCGCCGTCGGGTCACAACACGGACGTCGCCGGGGTCGCCCGCGCGCTCTCACACCACGGCGTCGACCCCGCGGGAACCGCGGCGGTCGTCGTCGGCGCGGGCGGTGCGGCGCGGGCGGCGGCGTTCGCGCTCGCCGGGTCGGCCGACTCGCTCCACGTCGCCAACCGGACCGAGCGCCGGGCGGAGGCGCTCGCGGCCGACGTTCGTGAGGCGGGAGCCGAGCGCGAGTCGGCGGGGGAATCCGGCGCCGGGACCGGCGTGACGGCCGGCGGCCTCGACACCCTCGTCGACCGCGTCCCGGCAGCCGACCTGCTCGTGAACGCGACGAGCGTCGGCATGGAGTCGGACGAGACGCCGGTGCCCGCCGCACACCTGCACGCGGACCTCGCGGTGCTGGACGCGGTGTACGCGCCGCTCGACACGCGGCTCCTCCGGGACGCGCGAGCGGCCGGCGCGACGACGGTCGACGGGGCCTGGATGCTGCTGTACCAGGGCGTCGAGGCGTTCGAACGGTGGACCGGCGAGGACGCCCCGGTCGACGCCATGAACGCCGCCCTGCGCCGGGAACTGTGA
- a CDS encoding calcium/sodium antiporter, with protein MAAIGVVLLYVGAESLVRGVSKLSVQLGMRAAVAGVTVVAFATTAPELMIGILSGLDYGATLGLGAIVGSNVANIGLVLGLSALVRPMDITSETLRRHVPFMAVAAVLLVALGLDGTLGRPDGIAFLVVLAVFTYTLLSATDGEGGVDAEAVAADGGSVAEPDPATDGGTVGEDVGGDGSADGGVLAGGRLGSDVSVLGRRFRPIDVLFVLVGLALLLAGAQRLIEGGRSTLYFLGAGDRFVGLTVLAFGTSLPELAASLVSAFRGEAEFSVGNVVGSNIYNVLAVLGLLAVLTPVTVPASTGSFDFPMLLAFTGGVIALMFRGARITRVDGALLVAGYGCFFFFLL; from the coding sequence ATGGCCGCCATCGGCGTCGTCCTGCTGTACGTCGGGGCCGAGTCGCTGGTCAGGGGCGTCTCGAAGCTCTCGGTCCAGCTTGGAATGCGGGCGGCCGTGGCGGGGGTGACGGTCGTCGCGTTCGCCACGACCGCGCCGGAGCTGATGATCGGGATACTGAGCGGGCTGGACTACGGCGCGACGCTGGGGCTGGGCGCGATCGTCGGCTCGAACGTGGCGAACATCGGGCTCGTGCTCGGGCTCTCCGCGCTCGTCCGGCCGATGGACATCACGAGCGAGACGCTCCGCCGACACGTGCCGTTCATGGCGGTCGCGGCGGTGCTGCTGGTCGCGCTCGGCCTCGACGGGACGCTCGGCCGACCGGACGGGATCGCGTTCCTCGTCGTCCTCGCCGTGTTCACCTACACGCTGTTGAGCGCGACCGACGGCGAGGGCGGCGTCGACGCCGAGGCGGTCGCCGCCGACGGCGGTTCCGTGGCGGAGCCCGACCCCGCGACCGACGGCGGCACGGTCGGTGAGGACGTCGGCGGGGACGGATCCGCGGACGGCGGGGTCCTGGCCGGCGGACGGCTGGGGTCGGACGTGTCGGTCCTCGGGAGGCGGTTCCGGCCGATCGACGTGCTGTTCGTGCTCGTCGGGCTGGCGCTGCTGCTGGCCGGAGCCCAGCGGCTCATCGAGGGCGGGCGCTCGACGCTGTACTTCCTCGGCGCCGGCGACCGCTTCGTCGGGTTGACCGTGCTGGCGTTCGGCACGTCGCTCCCGGAACTGGCCGCCTCGCTCGTCTCGGCGTTCCGGGGCGAGGCGGAGTTCAGCGTCGGCAACGTCGTCGGCTCGAACATCTACAACGTGCTCGCCGTGCTGGGGCTGCTCGCGGTGCTGACCCCCGTCACGGTGCCGGCCTCGACCGGCTCGTTCGACTTCCCGATGCTGCTCGCGTTCACGGGCGGCGTCATCGCGCTCATGTTCCGGGGCGCGCGGATCACCCGGGTCGACGGCGCGCTGCTCGTGGCCGGCTACGGCTGTTTCTTCTTCTTCCTCCTGTAG
- a CDS encoding sodium:calcium antiporter, which produces MSSRLRHPLAALFGGVLLTLPWVYIWATGAVDGLSTLGRVGVSGVAVLGASFLLAWGAETAEKDVPRAFAIAVLAVLAVAPEYAVDALYAWQAGQGDPAAGNLAVANMTGANRILIGIGWSGIALFSIYKAYGGNDDSSVQTTDSRLGDYVSLDRDIALEILFLFAATVFAFFVPLGGGIGAVDTIVLVGLYLAYILVIVRGDVEEIEDQVGVPAYLQRRPKLVRIPSVLVLFGYSAFLIFTAVEPFAHGLESLGLQYGIPEFFMIQWIAPLASESPELIVTAYLVNKARSTAAFNALISSKLNQWTLLIGTLVVVYSISLGQYGVLEFDTKQAAEIWLTAAQSFFALAILLNFRISVREALVLLVLFVSQVGIEFAIIRTYPEALAEQYSIYLLLAYTVVYVAATLLLLAQRRDELRELVTISRSTMREAWHGAGSGHSAD; this is translated from the coding sequence ATGAGTTCACGGCTTCGACACCCGCTGGCGGCGCTGTTCGGCGGGGTGCTGCTGACGCTTCCGTGGGTGTACATCTGGGCGACCGGCGCGGTCGATGGCCTGTCGACGCTGGGGCGGGTGGGAGTGAGCGGCGTCGCGGTGCTGGGCGCGTCGTTCCTGCTCGCGTGGGGCGCCGAAACCGCGGAGAAGGACGTGCCGCGCGCGTTCGCCATCGCCGTGCTGGCGGTGCTCGCGGTCGCGCCCGAGTACGCCGTCGACGCGCTGTACGCCTGGCAGGCCGGGCAGGGCGACCCCGCCGCCGGCAACCTCGCGGTCGCCAACATGACCGGCGCGAACCGCATCCTCATCGGCATCGGCTGGTCCGGCATCGCGCTGTTTTCCATCTACAAGGCCTACGGCGGAAACGACGATTCCAGCGTGCAGACGACCGACTCGCGGCTGGGCGACTACGTCAGCCTCGACCGCGACATCGCCCTCGAGATCCTCTTCCTGTTCGCCGCGACCGTCTTCGCCTTCTTCGTCCCGCTCGGTGGCGGCATCGGCGCGGTCGACACGATCGTGCTCGTCGGGCTCTACCTCGCGTACATCCTCGTCATCGTCCGCGGCGACGTCGAGGAGATCGAGGACCAGGTCGGGGTTCCGGCGTACCTCCAGCGACGGCCGAAGCTGGTCCGGATCCCGTCCGTGCTGGTGCTGTTCGGCTACTCGGCGTTCCTCATCTTCACGGCGGTCGAGCCGTTCGCGCACGGCCTGGAGAGCCTCGGACTCCAGTACGGCATCCCGGAGTTCTTCATGATCCAGTGGATCGCGCCGCTGGCCAGCGAGAGTCCGGAACTCATCGTGACCGCGTATCTCGTGAACAAGGCGCGCTCGACGGCGGCGTTCAACGCGCTCATCTCCTCGAAGCTGAACCAGTGGACGCTGCTCATCGGGACGCTCGTGGTCGTCTACAGCATCTCGCTCGGCCAGTACGGCGTGCTGGAGTTCGACACGAAGCAGGCGGCCGAGATCTGGCTCACGGCCGCCCAGAGCTTCTTCGCGCTCGCCATCCTGCTCAACTTCCGCATCTCCGTGCGCGAGGCGCTCGTGTTGCTGGTCCTGTTCGTCTCGCAGGTCGGCATCGAGTTCGCCATCATCCGGACGTACCCCGAGGCGCTGGCCGAGCAGTACTCGATCTACCTCCTGCTCGCGTACACGGTCGTCTACGTCGCCGCGACGCTGCTGCTGCTCGCCCAGCGCCGCGACGAACTGCGCGAACTCGTCACGATCAGCCGGAGCACGATGCGCGAGGCCTGGCACGGTGCCGGGTCGGGGCACTCGGCTGACTGA
- a CDS encoding D-aminoacyl-tRNA deacylase produces the protein MIAVVVSRADRASEHVGERLLALADWTEHEDDARPDANGGGTYHRTTVAGTGIERRAFDDLHIYLDDPVPAFSERPEFLVFVSRHSGDTGPLLTCHFTGNFGAAEYGGADGSFAPACPGVQRALVEGFHEHAPGGYDVAIECTHHGPTDVSVPSLFAELGSDEAEWDDPDGAAAVARAVLDLPERDATESVGDPDDPRHLVGFGGGHYAPRFTRVVEGTEWGVGHVASDWQLDELGPPQERRDVLADAFAASGARFTMLDGEHPALERALAALAESSDGPDVRVVSETWVREVGDRPLDLVASLEADLRSVDEGLRFGASRATEYEVREFPADLLAEAQGVDAGATRAAVTERTVAFETNENGTRAAGSAAFPSPATGDATAARDGLIGDLASVLGEKYDEVTRTDGAVVARVAAFDPAAAAELGVPEGPKFGRLAGGSAVEVDGETVGPGDVTREREERFPV, from the coding sequence GTGATCGCCGTCGTCGTCTCCCGGGCCGACCGCGCCTCCGAACACGTCGGGGAGCGCCTGCTCGCGCTCGCCGACTGGACCGAACACGAGGACGACGCCCGCCCCGACGCGAACGGCGGCGGCACCTACCACCGGACGACCGTCGCCGGGACCGGCATCGAACGCCGCGCGTTCGACGACCTCCACATTTACCTCGACGATCCGGTTCCCGCCTTCTCCGAGCGCCCCGAGTTCCTCGTCTTCGTCTCGCGACACTCGGGCGACACCGGGCCGCTGCTCACCTGCCACTTCACGGGCAACTTCGGCGCGGCCGAGTACGGCGGCGCGGACGGCTCGTTCGCCCCGGCCTGTCCGGGCGTCCAGCGCGCGCTCGTCGAGGGGTTCCACGAGCACGCGCCCGGCGGGTACGACGTCGCCATCGAATGTACCCATCACGGGCCGACCGACGTGTCCGTCCCGTCGCTGTTCGCGGAACTCGGGAGCGACGAGGCCGAGTGGGACGACCCCGACGGCGCGGCTGCGGTCGCGCGGGCGGTGCTCGACCTCCCCGAGCGCGACGCGACCGAGTCGGTCGGCGACCCCGACGACCCCCGGCACCTGGTCGGGTTCGGCGGCGGGCACTACGCGCCGCGGTTCACTCGCGTCGTCGAGGGCACGGAGTGGGGTGTTGGCCACGTCGCCTCCGACTGGCAACTCGACGAACTCGGCCCCCCCCAGGAACGTCGGGACGTGCTCGCCGACGCGTTCGCCGCGAGCGGCGCGCGGTTCACGATGCTCGACGGGGAGCACCCCGCACTGGAACGCGCGCTGGCGGCCCTCGCCGAATCGAGCGACGGACCGGACGTCCGCGTGGTCAGCGAGACGTGGGTGCGCGAGGTCGGGGACCGGCCGCTCGACCTCGTCGCGTCCCTCGAAGCCGACCTCCGTTCCGTCGACGAGGGGCTCCGGTTCGGCGCGTCGCGGGCGACCGAGTACGAGGTGCGGGAGTTCCCGGCCGACCTGCTCGCCGAAGCGCAGGGCGTCGACGCCGGGGCGACCCGGGCCGCCGTGACCGAGCGGACGGTCGCCTTCGAGACGAACGAGAACGGCACGCGGGCGGCGGGGAGCGCGGCGTTCCCCTCCCCGGCGACCGGGGACGCCACGGCCGCCCGGGACGGGCTGATCGGGGACCTCGCGTCCGTGCTGGGAGAGAAGTACGACGAGGTTACCCGGACGGACGGCGCGGTCGTGGCGCGGGTCGCCGCGTTCGACCCCGCCGCCGCCGCCGAACTGGGCGTGCCCGAGGGACCGAAGTTCGGCCGCCTCGCCGGTGGATCGGCCGTCGAGGTGGACGGCGAGACGGTCGGGCCCGGCGACGTGACCCGCGAGCGCGAGGAGCGGTTCCCGGTCTGA
- the ftsZ gene encoding cell division protein FtsZ, with product MDSIVEDAIDEAEGEGQSVEADAPASTDGAASGVSDSAESTPTSGKMTDEQLEDVLQDLQTNITVVGCGGAGGNTVNRMAEEGIHGAKLVAANTDVQHLVNIEADTKILIGQDKTKGRGAGSLPQVGEEAAIESQEEIRDSISGSDMVFVTAGLGGGTGTGSAPVVAKAAREIGALTIAIVTTPFTAEGEVRRTNAEAGLERLRDVADTVIVVPNDRLLDAVGKLPVRQAFKISDEVLMRSVKGITELITKPGLVNLDFADVRTVMEKGGVAMIGLGESDSDTKAQESVQSALRSPLLDVDISGANSALVNVTGGSDMSIEEAEGVVEEIYDRIDPDARIIWGTSIDEELDGTMRTMIVVTGVESPQIYGRNDAAQAKAERKLEDIDYVE from the coding sequence ATGGACTCCATCGTCGAGGACGCGATCGACGAGGCCGAAGGGGAGGGGCAGTCCGTCGAAGCCGACGCGCCGGCGTCGACGGACGGGGCCGCCTCGGGTGTCTCCGACTCCGCCGAAAGTACCCCCACCTCGGGGAAGATGACCGACGAACAGCTGGAGGACGTCCTCCAGGACCTCCAGACGAACATCACCGTCGTCGGCTGTGGCGGCGCGGGCGGCAACACCGTCAACCGGATGGCCGAGGAGGGCATCCACGGCGCGAAGCTCGTCGCGGCAAACACCGACGTCCAGCACCTCGTGAACATCGAGGCGGACACGAAGATCCTCATCGGCCAGGACAAGACGAAGGGTCGCGGCGCCGGCTCGCTCCCCCAGGTCGGCGAGGAGGCGGCCATCGAGTCCCAGGAGGAGATCCGCGACTCCATCTCCGGCTCGGACATGGTGTTCGTCACGGCCGGCCTCGGCGGCGGCACCGGCACCGGCTCGGCACCCGTCGTCGCCAAGGCGGCCCGCGAGATCGGCGCGCTCACCATCGCCATCGTCACGACGCCGTTCACCGCGGAGGGTGAGGTCCGGCGGACGAACGCCGAGGCGGGGCTCGAACGACTCCGCGACGTCGCGGACACGGTCATCGTCGTCCCGAACGACCGGCTCCTCGACGCGGTCGGGAAGCTCCCCGTCCGGCAGGCGTTCAAGATCTCCGACGAGGTGCTGATGCGCTCGGTGAAGGGCATCACGGAGCTCATCACCAAGCCCGGCCTCGTCAATCTCGACTTCGCCGACGTCCGCACCGTGATGGAGAAGGGCGGCGTCGCCATGATCGGCCTCGGCGAGTCCGACTCGGACACGAAGGCCCAGGAGTCCGTCCAGTCGGCCCTCCGGTCCCCCCTGCTCGACGTCGACATCTCCGGCGCGAACTCCGCGCTCGTCAACGTCACCGGCGGCTCGGACATGAGCATCGAGGAGGCGGAGGGCGTCGTCGAGGAGATCTACGACCGGATCGATCCCGACGCGCGCATCATCTGGGGGACGTCCATCGACGAGGAACTCGACGGCACGATGCGGACGATGATCGTCGTCACGGGCGTCGAGTCGCCCCAGATCTACGGGCGCAACGACGCGGCGCAGGCGAAGGCGGAACGGAAGCTCGAGGACATCGACTACGTCGAATAG
- a CDS encoding protein translocase SEC61 complex subunit gamma, whose product MDVKYDLTSYVRVLKLASTPAWGEFSQVAKIAGAGIFLVGFLGFVIFAVMSFLPGGV is encoded by the coding sequence ATGGACGTCAAGTACGACCTGACCAGCTACGTGCGGGTGCTCAAGCTGGCGAGCACGCCGGCATGGGGGGAGTTCTCCCAGGTCGCAAAGATCGCCGGCGCGGGCATCTTCCTCGTCGGGTTCCTCGGGTTCGTCATCTTCGCGGTCATGTCCTTCCTCCCGGGAGGTGTCTGA
- a CDS encoding transcription elongation factor Spt5, protein MPIYSVKTTASQERTVADMIASKEMPEIHAVLAPDQLTSYVLVEADDDSIIRRVLEEVPHARGLVEGPDGEAGRSSMSEVEHFLSPTPDVEGIAEGDIVELIAGPFKGEKAQVQRIDEGKDQVTVELYEATVPIPVTVRGDQIRVLDSDER, encoded by the coding sequence TTGCCGATCTACTCGGTGAAGACGACGGCGAGCCAGGAGCGCACCGTCGCGGACATGATCGCCAGCAAGGAGATGCCGGAGATCCACGCCGTGCTCGCGCCCGATCAGCTCACGAGCTACGTGCTCGTCGAGGCCGACGACGACTCGATCATCCGGCGCGTGCTGGAGGAGGTCCCCCACGCCCGCGGGCTCGTCGAGGGCCCCGACGGCGAGGCGGGCCGCTCGTCGATGTCCGAGGTCGAGCACTTCCTCTCGCCGACGCCGGACGTCGAGGGCATCGCGGAGGGCGACATCGTCGAACTCATCGCGGGGCCGTTCAAGGGCGAGAAGGCGCAGGTCCAGCGCATCGACGAGGGCAAGGACCAGGTGACCGTCGAACTGTACGAGGCGACCGTCCCCATTCCGGTGACGGTGCGTGGCGACCAGATCCGCGTGCTCGACTCGGACGAGCGGTAG
- a CDS encoding DUF7565 family protein, with product MPRWACAIDGCGDSFDAVEDAIIHQTERHERHECKVCGTVVPDGYFAIRHAFDEHTRAEFVRSYDADSDAVRKRERVKEEIEDEVDIESVVNRIDTAV from the coding sequence ATGCCGAGGTGGGCCTGCGCGATCGATGGCTGTGGGGACTCGTTCGACGCCGTCGAGGACGCGATCATCCACCAGACCGAACGCCACGAGCGCCACGAGTGCAAGGTCTGTGGAACGGTCGTGCCGGACGGCTACTTCGCCATCCGACACGCGTTCGACGAACACACCCGCGCCGAGTTCGTCCGCTCGTACGACGCCGACTCGGACGCGGTCCGGAAGCGCGAGCGGGTGAAAGAGGAGATCGAGGACGAGGTCGACATCGAGTCGGTCGTCAACCGCATCGACACGGCGGTGTAG
- a CDS encoding PHP-associated domain-containing protein — protein MSDAATRVDLHVKVLDERVVERAREAGVDVLVYAPHFTRLPRIRARAERYSTDEVTVVPAREVFTGDWRNRRHLLGIGLSDPIPDFITYEAALAEFERQDAAILVPHPEFLNVSLTRAEVSAYRDRIHAVETYNAKLFDPQNSRGRRISELFDTPGFGSSYAHLRGTIGAAWTEFERDVRGEDGLVDALRDRVDRTVVKQTDPATTARRLVEFAHLGFENSYGKLDRLFLSGMEPTNPRHIAYSGRFDDVAVY, from the coding sequence GTGAGCGACGCAGCGACCAGGGTCGATCTCCACGTGAAAGTGCTCGACGAGCGCGTCGTCGAGCGCGCCCGCGAGGCGGGGGTCGACGTGCTGGTGTACGCGCCACACTTCACGCGACTTCCCCGGATCCGTGCCCGCGCCGAGCGCTACTCCACCGACGAGGTGACGGTCGTCCCGGCCCGCGAGGTGTTCACCGGCGACTGGCGGAACCGTCGCCACCTCCTCGGCATCGGGCTCTCCGACCCGATTCCAGACTTCATCACCTACGAGGCGGCCCTCGCCGAGTTCGAGCGACAGGACGCGGCGATCCTCGTCCCCCACCCCGAGTTCCTGAACGTGAGCCTCACCCGCGCCGAGGTGAGCGCCTACCGCGACCGGATTCACGCCGTCGAGACGTACAACGCGAAGCTGTTCGACCCGCAGAACTCCCGCGGCCGGCGGATCTCGGAGCTGTTCGACACCCCCGGGTTCGGCTCCTCGTACGCCCACCTCCGGGGCACCATCGGCGCGGCGTGGACGGAGTTCGAGCGCGACGTTCGCGGCGAGGACGGACTCGTCGATGCGCTCCGCGACCGCGTCGACCGGACGGTCGTGAAACAGACCGACCCGGCGACGACCGCGCGCCGCCTGGTGGAGTTCGCCCACCTCGGCTTCGAGAACAGCTACGGGAAACTGGATCGCCTCTTCCTCTCGGGAATGGAGCCGACGAACCCCAGACACATCGCCTACAGCGGCCGGTTCGACGACGTGGCGGTGTACTGA
- a CDS encoding CinA family protein, whose amino-acid sequence MREFADDPPVEERVGGVLREAGATVAAAESCTGGLIGSLLTDVPGSSDYFDRSVVTYSYDAKLTELAVQREHLDGAGAVSEAVALAMARGVRDTAGTDWGLSTTGIAGPDGGTAAKPVGTVFVGVARRGDWGTGESGATVSRYEFDGSRTAIKEQIARRALADLLDAVESV is encoded by the coding sequence ATGCGCGAGTTCGCGGACGACCCGCCCGTGGAGGAGCGCGTCGGCGGCGTGCTCCGGGAGGCGGGCGCGACCGTCGCCGCCGCCGAATCCTGTACCGGGGGGCTGATCGGGTCGCTGTTGACCGACGTCCCGGGTTCGAGCGACTACTTCGACCGCTCGGTCGTGACCTACTCCTACGACGCGAAACTGACCGAACTGGCGGTCCAGCGGGAACACCTCGACGGCGCGGGTGCGGTCTCCGAGGCCGTCGCCCTGGCGATGGCGCGGGGCGTCCGTGATACGGCCGGGACCGACTGGGGGCTCTCGACGACCGGCATCGCCGGCCCGGACGGCGGAACGGCGGCAAAGCCGGTCGGGACGGTGTTCGTCGGCGTCGCCCGGCGCGGCGACTGGGGGACCGGCGAGAGCGGCGCGACCGTCTCTCGCTACGAGTTCGACGGGAGCAGGACGGCGATCAAGGAGCAGATCGCACGGCGGGCGCTCGCGGACCTGCTCGATGCGGTCGAATCGGTCTGA
- a CDS encoding pyridoxal phosphate-dependent aminotransferase: MNYERPQFFHLMQYARRAERDVVDMVSGNPDWEPPAALRDGLREYADVEPDEFQYPPSEGLLELREEIAARRNVSPDRVVVTNGTGEANYLAMAAALDRGAGSEVLLTDPVYPYYPGKTELLGGEMTLVPTERDGSIDPERFREAASGETGLILVNTPNNPTGAVYSRATMRELAALAEEVDATLVSDEVYDHFDFTGEFESALTLDSDRTIVTAGFSKSLAITGFRVGYAVLPGDMVGGAKTRHMLVNVATSRPPQVAVLRALRETDPEYYEDVRSLLRERVDTFTEALDAAGAEYTRPDGAFYVLARFDGFPGTMANAERLVEEAGVAGMPGETFGSARDEWLRFALVTPRVEEAATRLADYFA; the protein is encoded by the coding sequence GTGAACTACGAGCGGCCGCAGTTCTTCCACCTGATGCAGTACGCCAGGCGGGCCGAGCGCGACGTGGTGGACATGGTGTCGGGCAACCCCGACTGGGAGCCGCCGGCCGCGTTGCGGGACGGTCTCCGCGAGTACGCAGACGTGGAGCCCGACGAGTTCCAGTACCCGCCGAGCGAGGGGCTGCTGGAGCTCCGCGAGGAGATCGCCGCGCGGCGGAACGTCTCGCCCGACCGGGTCGTCGTCACGAACGGCACGGGCGAGGCGAACTACCTGGCGATGGCGGCGGCGCTGGATCGGGGGGCCGGCTCGGAGGTGCTCCTCACCGACCCCGTCTACCCGTACTACCCCGGCAAGACGGAACTGCTCGGCGGGGAGATGACGCTGGTGCCGACCGAACGCGACGGCTCCATCGACCCCGAGCGCTTCCGCGAAGCGGCCAGCGGGGAGACGGGGCTGATCCTCGTCAACACGCCGAACAACCCGACCGGCGCGGTGTACTCGCGCGCGACGATGCGGGAACTCGCGGCGCTCGCGGAGGAGGTGGACGCGACGCTGGTCTCGGACGAGGTGTACGACCACTTCGATTTCACCGGCGAGTTCGAGTCGGCCCTGACGCTCGATTCGGACCGAACCATCGTCACCGCCGGCTTCTCGAAGTCGCTCGCCATCACCGGCTTCCGCGTCGGCTACGCGGTGCTCCCCGGGGACATGGTCGGCGGGGCGAAGACCCGCCACATGCTCGTCAACGTCGCCACCTCGCGGCCGCCCCAGGTCGCCGTGTTGCGGGCGCTCCGCGAGACCGACCCGGAGTACTACGAGGACGTCCGCTCGCTGCTCCGCGAGCGGGTGGACACGTTCACCGAGGCCCTCGACGCCGCGGGCGCGGAGTACACCCGACCCGACGGCGCGTTCTACGTGCTCGCCCGGTTCGACGGCTTCCCCGGAACGATGGCGAACGCGGAGCGACTGGTCGAGGAGGCCGGCGTCGCGGGGATGCCGGGCGAGACCTTCGGCTCCGCGCGCGACGAGTGGCTCCGGTTCGCGCTGGTCACGCCGCGCGTGGAGGAGGCGGCGACGCGACTGGCCGACTACTTCGCGTAG